A genomic stretch from Shewanella woodyi ATCC 51908 includes:
- a CDS encoding YIP1 family protein yields MTTVNTVLDAFVAPSALFERFEYNQRQSSIVLVILFGLILASYYLFFAGMTDEWLLAQQLGQVGDLSIQEREIAQEMMTKTLPYTWAFVGGMTIVGHLFTVLGLSAFFTLIAKVPSIGIGKFTFRDWFYFISWCQLPWIVNYIGFSFLFLSSSASDLPLSLMHYASLEQLFLNLSANDSAYGLYTTLNLFLVWSITISVLGLRKCFNMKPMMAIFISAFPYFAFFGIWFLFI; encoded by the coding sequence ATGACAACAGTAAACACAGTATTGGATGCATTCGTTGCACCTAGTGCTCTATTTGAAAGGTTTGAGTATAACCAGCGGCAAAGCAGTATTGTTTTAGTGATTCTGTTTGGGCTGATCCTAGCTAGTTATTACCTGTTTTTTGCAGGGATGACAGATGAGTGGTTACTCGCTCAACAATTGGGGCAAGTTGGTGATTTGAGCATTCAGGAGCGAGAGATTGCACAGGAGATGATGACGAAAACTTTACCATATACCTGGGCCTTTGTTGGTGGAATGACTATTGTCGGCCATCTTTTCACTGTCCTAGGCTTGAGTGCTTTTTTCACTCTTATAGCAAAGGTGCCGAGCATAGGTATCGGCAAGTTTACTTTTAGAGATTGGTTCTACTTTATCTCTTGGTGTCAGCTACCCTGGATCGTTAACTATATTGGGTTTTCATTTCTTTTCTTAAGCTCTTCAGCATCAGATCTGCCTTTATCGTTAATGCACTATGCATCTTTGGAGCAGCTATTTCTCAACCTGAGTGCTAACGACTCTGCATATGGGTTGTATACCACATTGAACCTGTTTTTAGTTTGGTCGATAACTATCTCAGTTTTAGGTTTGAGGAAGTGTTTTAACATGAAGCCAATGATGGCGATATTTATCTCTGCTTTCCCATATTTTGCATTCTTTGGGATCTGGTTTCTGTTTATTTAA
- a CDS encoding superinfection immunity protein — MFISNFGSGKMVLLLPLLFAIYFLPSIIAVLLNREHKGKIMAANIPAGISWIVWFGILAWAISGREKVKF, encoded by the coding sequence ATGTTTATATCGAATTTTGGTTCTGGAAAAATGGTTTTACTTTTACCGCTATTGTTTGCTATCTATTTTTTACCATCAATTATTGCGGTATTGCTTAACCGCGAGCATAAAGGAAAAATTATGGCTGCAAACATTCCTGCAGGGATATCTTGGATAGTATGGTTTGGGATTTTAGCATGGGCTATTTCAGGTAGAGAAAAGGTAAAGTTTTGA